GGATGGCCTGATTGTTGCAAATCCTTAAGGAATCTCAACTGGATCAACCAGCGGCCAACCCCGGGGATTTTTCATGAAATTTTCGCGTACTTTCTTCACTGTTCTGAGTTTCGGACTAATTCTGCATTTTGCCCAGCTTTCCGCCTGGTCTTTCGACCTGGGCACGAAAATGCGCATCAACGGCTTTCTTTCTCAAGGCTACATCAAAAGTCAGGACAATAACTTTTTCGGCGAGTCAAAAGACGGATCCTTCCAGATTAATGAATTCGGCCTGACCCTCAACGGCGAAATCACCGACAACCTGCGCGTTGGACTGCAGCTTCTGTCCCGGGATCTCGGCGCCGAAGGCAACAACAAGATCAATATCGACTGGGGGATGGCCGATTATCGTTGGCGTGACTGGCTCGGCGTCCGCCTCGGCAAGGTCAAGCTACCGATCGGCCTCTACAACCAGGGGCGAGATTCGGATTTTCTGCGCCCGACGGTCTTCCTGCCGCAGAGCATCTACGACGAAAACAAACGGAACCTGGTGGTCGCTGCCACCGGCGGCAGTATCTACGGCAACCTCTCCTTTGGCGCCAGCGGCGATCTCGAATATCAGGCCTATTACGGCGAGGTCAATTTCCCCGAAGACTCGGGCCAGGCCCGGGGCATGCGTGCCCTGGGAGAAAAAATGGCCGGCAAAGCCGGACGGCGCGTGACTGCTTTCGAGTCGGACAACCGCTATGTTTACGGTGGTTCGCTGATCTACTCTCCGCCGGTGGAAGGCCTGCGCCTGGGCGTCTCTTATTTCACCGGCAAAAGTGAGTTCGATTTCAAGCTGCGCAACCGGGACGGCTCCATCTTTCGCGCGGAAGCCTCGGGCAACATGAAGGACTTTATCGTCTATTCCGCCGAATATGCCCGGGAAAGCTGGCAAATCTCCGCCGAGTACATGGAAGCCACGGGCGATCGCGTCGTCTTCGACAACGATGTTCCCGACGGCCGTTCCCAGGGGGGGTATGTGCAGGTTAGCTACCGCCTGATCGATCCGGTGGTTATTTACGCCCTTTACGACGTCTTCTACGCGGATAAGGATGACCGTGACGGAAGCGAACTGGAGGCGAGAGGAGAACTGGATTACCTGGGCTGGCGCAAGGATTTTGGCCTGGGCCTGCGCTGGGATGTGAACGATAGCTGGGTACTCAAAGCGGAATGGCACAAGGTCGACGGCGCCGGCCTGCAACTGCCACTCTTCAACCCACCACCGGAAGGGGTCAAGCGGGACTGGTACTATTATGTCCTGAAGGCCTCTTACAACTTCTAGGGAGGATCGAGATGACCGACATTCGCATCATTTCGATTCTGCTTCTGCTCCTCTGGTCCGGGCCGGCCCTGGCGGGAGAAGCGGTCCTGGTGGTTCACCGGGACAACCCGATATCGAGCCTCGAACTCACGGAAGTCCGTAGTATTTTCCTGGGGAAAAAGGTGTTTTGGGACGACGGTAACGCCATCGAGGTGCTGTTGCAGGAATCCGGTGAAACACATCGGAACTTTTCTCAAAACATCCTCGGGAAATCGCCCCGGCAGCTGAGCATGTACTGGAAACGCGTCCTTTTTTCCGGTGAGGGTCTCCCCCCCCGGGAAGTCACTGGCGACGAGGAGATGCTGGAAACAATCGCCGCCAATACCAAGGCCATCGGCTATATCGACAACAGCGTTAACGACAACCGTGTTAAATCCGTTTCCATCATCCGAGAGGAATAAGGTTGAAACTCCTCGGTTCCGTTCGCCATAAAATCTGGTTCTGTGTCAATATCGCCCTGCTCGGGTTTCTGGTGGCGACCGGTTTTGCTCTTTACAGCAATCACCGACTCAAGGATCACCTCACCCATGTGCGCGATCTTGACTTCCATCTGGCGATGCGCTCGGCAGAACTGCTGACGCTCTTCGAAACCCAGCAGGATCTCTACGAAGAGAGTTTCCTTTTTGGCCTGCCTGAGTCGGTAAATAAAGCCAACGGCCTGACTCAGCGCATCCTGGCGATGATGGAGACCCTGTCACACCTCTCCCACGACAGCGACCGACTCCATTCCAAACGCAATGAAAATCTCCATGAAGTCAAAGACGACTATCAGAACTATGCCCAGCGTGCCGTTCAAATCTACCTGCCCCTAGCCGAAGGGGAGGACGCCGGGGAGAAGGTCGCGGAACTGCAACAACTGGCGACGGAACAGCAAAATCTGGACAAACAGTTGCGCTACTTCGCCGAATTTTACCGCAACACCTTTGATGGCCATGTCAGCTCACTGATCACCCTGGCTGGACAGAACAGCTATTGGCTGACGATCTTTTTCCTCGCCCTGCTGACCTTGATCACCCTAGTCGTCAATATCGCCTCGACGCGCATGCTCATCTCGCCCTTGCGCCATATCAAGGATGCAGTCCGGGCTTTTGGCCGGGGACGCCGGGAATTTCCGCAACTGGAAACCATGGATCCCCACGACGATATCGGCGAACTGGGGATTGCCTTTCTGAATATGGCGTCGGAACTGGAAGCCACCACCGTCTCCAAGGCCTATGTCGATTCGATTCTGTACAACATGAACGACAGCCTGATCGTCACCTCCAACCAGTTCCTGATTCGCGGCGTCAACCAGGCCACTTGCGAAATGCTCGACTACCGGGAAAATGAATTGATCGGACAGAATATCGCGCTGATTCTCAAGGATTTTTCTCCGGGCGAACCCGACCCCGAGTTGATCGATGATCTCAACCTGCTGCCACACCTGTGCAGCAACGCCGAGAAAGTTCTCCTGGCGAAAGACGGCAGGGAGATCCCCGTGCTTCTATCTACGGGCTGGCTCAAAGAAGGGGAAAGTGCGGCCGAGGGGCTGGTCTATGTCGCCAAGGACATCACCGAGAGGAAGATGGCGGAACAGAAACTGGAACAGCTGGCCCAGTACGATTTTCTCACCGGATTGCCGAACCGGCTGGTCTTCAACGACCGCCTGCGCCAGTCGATGCAACTGGCCCAGCGCGAAGGCCGGCAGCTGGGCTTGATGTTCATCGACCTCGACCGTTTCAAGAGCGTCAACGACACCCTGGGACACGCCGCCGGCGACACCCTGCTCAAGACCCTCTCCCACCGTCTCGGCACCTGCGTCCGCGGGAACGACACCATCGCCCGCCTCGGCGGCGACGAATTCGCCGTGATCCTGGAGAACATCGCCACCCATCAGGATGCCGCCAACACCGCCCGTCGCCTCCTGACCGCTGGCGTTGAACCGGTCATCCACGAAGAGAGCGAGATCTTCACCTCCCTCAGCATCGGCATCGCCCTCTACCCGATGGATGCCGGCAACACTCAAGAACTGCTGAAAAACGCCGACATCGCCATGTACCAGGCAAAACAGGCGGGCGGAAACGACTACCGCTTTTACTCGGGCGAAAGCGATGAAGAGCCCGAAGATAACGACGAAACGATTCGCATGAATGCCCGCTGACGGCAGCTACTTGAGAAAGACCTCGCTCGCCAGATAGGCGTTGTAGCCCAGGTAAACACAGAGCAACGTCCCTCCCTCCCAGCGGTTGATCCGTCCGGGTCCGCGAAATCCCCAACCCATCAGAAAAAGTGAAATCGTCACGCCGCCCATGACCATCAGGTCCCGGGAAAAAACTTCCGGACCGACAGTCAAGGGGTGGATGGCGCCGGCGATACCGACCACAGCCAGGGTATTGAAGAGGTTGGAGCCGATGATGTTGCCGAGAGCGATATCGTGTTCCCCTTTGCGCGCGGCGATCACCGATGACGCCAACTCGGGCAGGGAGGTTCCGACCGCAACGATGGTCAGCCCGATAATCAGATCACTCACCCCCAGAAGATGAGCGATTTCCACAGATCCCCAAACCAGCATGCGGGAACTGGCGATCAGCAGCAAAAGACCAGCCGCCAGCCAGAAAAAAGCCCGATTGATCGGCATGGGGTGGGTGGAAAGTTCCTCTTCGATCTCCGACCCCAGACGATCGACCCGCTTCCGCAAACCTTGCCAAATCGTCCAGCCCATCAAACCGGCGAAAACCAGCAACAAGACCACCGCATCGAACCGGGTGATCGACCCGTCCCACAACTGCCAAGCCGCGAGAACGGTCATTCCGGCAAGTATCGGCAGCTCTTTATGCAGCACTTGGGAATGGACCGCGATGGGACTGATCAATGCCGTCACCCCAAGAATCAGGGCGATATTGGTGATATTCGAGCCGTAGGCGTTGCCGAGAGCGATCCCAGGGTTGCCCTGAGCGGCGGAAATCGCCGAAACCACCATTTCCGGCGCCGAGGTGCCGAAGCCGACGATGACCATACCGATGAGCAACGGCGGCATGCCGTAATGACGGGCAACGCAAGCCGCACCTTCGACGAAGCGGTCCGCGCTCCACACCAGCAAGATGAGGCCGAAGACGATAGCGATAGCAGGAAGGATCATAAACACTCCAATGAATTCAGATAACCGGAATCAAACAAACAGAGAGCAGCGGCCTGGCACAAGCGACCGCGCAAGCTTTTGGGCACCAGGCAAAATACACTATCCGTCAAAGGGGGGCAAAAAGATTCGGGGAAATCAGGCGGGCTATTCCGGTGGGGAATTTTCCAGCAACTCTCTTTCGAGTTCGCGGGAGGTTTTCATCAGCGGGGTCATCGGCAGGAAGCGAAGCTGGTGATCAAGGGAATTTTCGATCAGGGAAAGGGGCCCTTGACGCTCAGCCTTGATCGTTTCGCGCGCCTTGCCGATAGCAACAATCACCCCTTCGAAAAGCAGAGATTTCACATTTACTTTGCCGTTCGCCTGGTTATTGTCCTGCCCCTGTAAGGTTTCGATCTGATTGAGCAACTGTTGTCGCTGGCTTTCGCACTCAGCGAGTTTGGCCGCGAGTTC
This genomic stretch from Desulfuromonas acetexigens harbors:
- a CDS encoding calcium/sodium antiporter yields the protein MILPAIAIVFGLILLVWSADRFVEGAACVARHYGMPPLLIGMVIVGFGTSAPEMVVSAISAAQGNPGIALGNAYGSNITNIALILGVTALISPIAVHSQVLHKELPILAGMTVLAAWQLWDGSITRFDAVVLLLVFAGLMGWTIWQGLRKRVDRLGSEIEEELSTHPMPINRAFFWLAAGLLLLIASSRMLVWGSVEIAHLLGVSDLIIGLTIVAVGTSLPELASSVIAARKGEHDIALGNIIGSNLFNTLAVVGIAGAIHPLTVGPEVFSRDLMVMGGVTISLFLMGWGFRGPGRINRWEGGTLLCVYLGYNAYLASEVFLK
- a CDS encoding diguanylate cyclase domain-containing protein, with amino-acid sequence MKLLGSVRHKIWFCVNIALLGFLVATGFALYSNHRLKDHLTHVRDLDFHLAMRSAELLTLFETQQDLYEESFLFGLPESVNKANGLTQRILAMMETLSHLSHDSDRLHSKRNENLHEVKDDYQNYAQRAVQIYLPLAEGEDAGEKVAELQQLATEQQNLDKQLRYFAEFYRNTFDGHVSSLITLAGQNSYWLTIFFLALLTLITLVVNIASTRMLISPLRHIKDAVRAFGRGRREFPQLETMDPHDDIGELGIAFLNMASELEATTVSKAYVDSILYNMNDSLIVTSNQFLIRGVNQATCEMLDYRENELIGQNIALILKDFSPGEPDPELIDDLNLLPHLCSNAEKVLLAKDGREIPVLLSTGWLKEGESAAEGLVYVAKDITERKMAEQKLEQLAQYDFLTGLPNRLVFNDRLRQSMQLAQREGRQLGLMFIDLDRFKSVNDTLGHAAGDTLLKTLSHRLGTCVRGNDTIARLGGDEFAVILENIATHQDAANTARRLLTAGVEPVIHEESEIFTSLSIGIALYPMDAGNTQELLKNADIAMYQAKQAGGNDYRFYSGESDEEPEDNDETIRMNAR